In Candidatus Planktophila versatilis, the genomic window ATACCCCAAAGGAAGCCAACTAAGATGAAAAGGAACCAACCGCGTCTTGACACTCCTTAGATGAGCTTTCTAATTTCAGCAGCAGCGAAATCAACTGCTGTGGCCGATGTTGGTGTGATGCCCATATTTGAGTAAAAACCATGAATCATTCCTTCATACTCGCGGTATTGCACTGTGACGCCAGCATTTCTTAGCGCCTCAGCATATTTCTCGCTATCAGAGAGCAGCGGATCATATTGGGCCGTGATGATGATGGCAGGAGCCAATGCGGAAAAATCTTTCGCTCTTTGCGGAATTGCATAAGGATTTTGATCATGTGCATCACCTTGTAAATATTGATCCCAGAACCATTCCATCGCCTGGGTTGTCAGCCCATACCCAGTTGCATGTTCTTTATAAGAAGCAGTGTCAAATTTGCGATCATTGCAGGGATAGACAAGGAGCTGGAATGCCAGGTTAATTCCATTATCGCGCGCTTTGAGTGCAACTGCCGATGCCAGATTTCCACCGGCGCTATCGCCTGCAACTCCAATTCTGTTTTTATCAATCTGTAGCGCTTCGGCGTTCTTAATCGCCCAGAGCAGGGTGGCATAGCAATCATCAAATGGAATCGGAAATGGATGCTCCGGAGCCTTTTGGTAGTGCACGCTAATAATTGTTGCCCCAGTTTGATTTGCCAGACGAGATAGGGATGCATCATAAATATCGAGGAAGTTCAGTACCCAACCGCCGCCATGCAGATAGATAATCGCTGGGGCGTTGGTAGCTGTTGTTGGTCGGTAGATGCGAATCGGAAGATCAGCTGTTGGGCCCGGGATAAATGTGTTAACTACTTCCGCTACTTTTTCTACTGGGCCGGTAAATGCGGTCTGAGATTGCCTATTTCCGCGGATGACTTCGATGGGGGCTTCCCACACTTGTGGTAATCCGGCGGCGGCACCGGCTTCTAGGAAAGCACGAATTTCTGGCGCTAGTGTCATAGTGGAAAGGCTAGACTGTGCCAGTCAATGTTGACTACCAATCAGCCAATTTTGGAGTATGTAATGCGCATTGGAATTCTTACTGGTGGGGGCGACTGCCC contains:
- a CDS encoding alpha/beta hydrolase; this translates as MTLAPEIRAFLEAGAAAGLPQVWEAPIEVIRGNRQSQTAFTGPVEKVAEVVNTFIPGPTADLPIRIYRPTTATNAPAIIYLHGGGWVLNFLDIYDASLSRLANQTGATIISVHYQKAPEHPFPIPFDDCYATLLWAIKNAEALQIDKNRIGVAGDSAGGNLASAVALKARDNGINLAFQLLVYPCNDRKFDTASYKEHATGYGLTTQAMEWFWDQYLQGDAHDQNPYAIPQRAKDFSALAPAIIITAQYDPLLSDSEKYAEALRNAGVTVQYREYEGMIHGFYSNMGITPTSATAVDFAAAEIRKLI